A stretch of DNA from Equus asinus isolate D_3611 breed Donkey chromosome 20, EquAss-T2T_v2, whole genome shotgun sequence:
TTTTAATGGTCAATGTACATACACAGGAAGTGTCTATCCTTATGAACCGCCAGCCGATTCTCTTTTTGCTATCCATGGTGAGGGCCCGCACGTACGACTGGGTAGTTCGGCATTGGGAGTTCCAGTGCCTTTTGTCGATGCCCCTGCAGCCCTCCTTCGTGTAACCCATGGGGTTGCACTTGGTCTCATAGAAGTACTGCTTCAGCTGGCCTTTCGACACAGGGACCTTTTCCAGGACCGTGACCGTCCCGCCCGACATGTCCACTGCCGTCTTCTTATCCGCCGCGGTGACCCACTCGCTAATGCTGTCGCAGACGCTCAGCTCCCCGCGGCGGGCCGGGTCAGAGTGGCGCCGGACCCTCATAGACATGTTCGCAGCATCCAGGTAATTTTTGTATTCctccagcagaaagagaaggggaggctCCAAAGGCACTTGACTACTGAGCATCACCCGGGAAGTGTACAAGTCCGCGTCCTTACTGTTCTCTTCATCGGGCCGCACTTTCTGGCCCTCATCCAACAGGTCTTCTATCACGTGTTCGAAAGTGTCAGCCAACGAGGTCAGGCCTCTCGAGCCTGCCTTGGGCCCGTTCACGCTCTCCAGAGTCCCATGGGTCCGCACAGCTGGGTAGGCCAAGCTGCCTTGTCCTCGGGCGTTTGCTTCTTTCATGGGGGCAGCCTTCATGCAACCGAAGTATGAAATAACCATAGTAAGGAAAAGGATGGTCATCACTCTTCGCACCTGGTGGAACTGCAGGGAGAAAGCAGAGACAGGACACAAAACTGGTTAGGGTTTTCTCTGGCAGGGATGCCGTGCAGCCCATCTGACAGTAATTCCAGGGCATTTGGGAGGGTCAAGGTTTTTGAcgtattggtgataaactccagCTGCACCAGACACAAGTTCATGTCAGCAGTGTGCTGGCGTGCTTTAATATAAACCAGAGACGGCCAGCGTTTGCCCCAAGATTTAGCATATAAACCCAAGATTAGACGGCTTCTACGCAAGTGAAAAAAATTGTGGCTTCaagctctcctccttcctcctactTTAGCAGCTTtgcagatttaatttttaatgatctcTGCTGTCACAAGAAACACTGTATCAGAAATGTCACTAAGCAACAACAGCAAATGTAATGGTAATTTTTTTTCGAGTGTGCAACATGTTCCTATCGCAGGAATGTGTGACGGGAACAGGAGTGGCCCGAGGGTCTGAGTGGGCCTCTCTAGCTATGCCATGTCTAGGCCTGAGTGCACGCAGAAGCTGAAGTCAGGGAGCCATCAGGAGCCTCCACATAGACTATGTTCCTCCCATAGAGATAACCTACTAGacagagcagagaagaaaggTAATGTCATCGAGCCATCCTGTTTTACGGGCAAGGAAACCAAAGGCCACAGAGGACTTGCTTGCCTCGTGTCACGAAGAAAGTTTCTTAGAATTCGGGCTCCCGACTCCAGCTCCAGCATTCTTCTACTACACCTGGATGGTCATAACTGAAAACGTTTTGCTTATTTCCAAACAAAAATCGTTTAATACACGTTGATTTTAATGATGTGTCTACGCCTGGGGCTGATATCATGAAAATAATGTGTCTGCCtaagagagaattagaaaag
This window harbors:
- the BDNF gene encoding neurotrophic factor BDNF precursor form isoform X3 gives rise to the protein MFHQVRRVMTILFLTMVISYFGCMKAAPMKEANARGQGSLAYPAVRTHGTLESVNGPKAGSRGLTSLADTFEHVIEDLLDEGQKVRPDEENSKDADLYTSRVMLSSQVPLEPPLLFLLEEYKNYLDAANMSMRVRRHSDPARRGELSVCDSISEWVTAADKKTAVDMSGGTVTVLEKVPVSKGQLKQYFYETKCNPMGYTKEGCRGIDKRHWNSQCRTTQSYVRALTMDSKKRIGWRFIRIDTSCVCTLTIKRGR
- the BDNF gene encoding neurotrophic factor BDNF precursor form isoform X2, which encodes MTILFLTMVISYFGCMKAAPMKEANARGQGSLAYPAVRTHGTLESVNGPKAGSRGLTSLADTFEHVIEDLLDEGQKVRPDEENSKDADLYTSRVMLSSQVPLEPPLLFLLEEYKNYLDAANMSMRVRRHSDPARRGELSVCDSISEWVTAADKKTAVDMSGGTVTVLEKVPVSKGQLKQYFYETKCNPMGYTKEGCRGIDKRHWNSQCRTTQSYVRALTMDSKKRIGWRFIRIDTSCVCTLTIKRGR
- the BDNF gene encoding neurotrophic factor BDNF precursor form isoform X1 — translated: MSRFPKAPVTRIFLPPYSDLFHQVRRVMTILFLTMVISYFGCMKAAPMKEANARGQGSLAYPAVRTHGTLESVNGPKAGSRGLTSLADTFEHVIEDLLDEGQKVRPDEENSKDADLYTSRVMLSSQVPLEPPLLFLLEEYKNYLDAANMSMRVRRHSDPARRGELSVCDSISEWVTAADKKTAVDMSGGTVTVLEKVPVSKGQLKQYFYETKCNPMGYTKEGCRGIDKRHWNSQCRTTQSYVRALTMDSKKRIGWRFIRIDTSCVCTLTIKRGR